One Isoptericola dokdonensis DS-3 genomic window, CCCGGGCCGGGAGCCACAGGCCGAGGCCGAGCCGGTCGGCGTCGAGCCGCCGCCGCACCGGGCCCGCGAACCGGCGGAGCTGGTCGTGCAGGCCGCGGGTGTCCTGCGCCGGGTGGACGTTCGTGCCGTAGGAGACGTGCAGCAGCGTGCCGTCGGGGTGGCGGAACCGCATGTCACACCTGCCCGGCGGGGGTGGCGGGCTCGCCGCGGCGCACCGAGTTGCCCTGGAACTCCCCGGACGACGCGGCGCCGTCCGCGTCGAGCAGCAGGCGCCCGCTCTGCCCGTAGAACGCGACGGGGTTGCGCCACAGGACGCGGTCGACGTCGTCGTCGGTGAACCCGGCGGCGAGCATCGCCTGCCCGGTGCGCCAGGTCTTCAGCGGGTCGGACCTCCCCCAGTCGGCCGCCGAGTTGACCAGCACCCGGTCCAGGCCGCGACGACGCAGGATCTCGACCATGCGCCCCTCGTCCATCTTGGTGTCGGGGTACACGGAGAACCCCGCCCAGCAGCCGGCGTCGTCCACGACGTCCACCGTCACCTCGTTGAGGTGGTCCACGACGACCATCTCGGGCGCGATCCCGACCTGCGCGACGATCTCCAGGGTGCGGCGGGTGCCCGCCGCCTTGTCCCGGTGCGGGGTGTGGACCAGCACGGGCAGGTCGTGCTCGCCGGCCAGCTCGAGCTGGCGCACGAACACCCGCTCCTCGTCGTCGGTCATCGAGTCGAAGCCCGTCTCGCCGACCGCGACCACGCCGTCCTTCTCCAGGTAGCGGGGCAACAGGTCGAGCACGCCGTGGCAGCGCGGGTCGTTGGCCTCCTTCGGGTTCAGGGCGATCGTCGCGTGGTGCACGATCCCGAACTGCGCGGCCCGGAACCTCTCCCAGCCGAGCAGCGCGTCGAAGTAGTCGACGAACGAGCCGACCGACGTGCGGGGCTGTCCGAGCCAGAACGCCGGCTCGACGAGCGCGCGCACCCCGGCGTCGCGCATGCGCTCGTAGTCGTCGGTGGTCCGGGACGTCATGTGGATGTGGGGGTCGAAGATGCGCACGGGCCGTCTCCTTGTCGGGGGCCGAGCGTCTCTGGAGGTCGGCCATGAGACGCGCACGGCGGACCTTCAGAGGCGCTCGGCGGGGTCAGGGGGTGGTGGCGAGCAGGTCGAGGGCGTCGGCGGGGACGTCCCGGCCGGCCGCGCGCCGCTCGGCCGCGTAGGCGGCGACCATGCGGTCGAGCTCGGCGTCCCGGCGGGCGGGCAGGTCGGCGACGACGGCCAGCGGCACGCCGGTGAACAGGCACTTGAGCACACCGTGCCGCCAGGCGTCGTCCGGCAGGTGGGCGGCCGCGTACGGTCCCATCGCGGCGGCCACCAGCCGGGAGTCGTTGGTGCGCAGCGCGTCGTGCAGCAGCGGCACCGCGGCGTCGCCCACGTCGAGGTCGGGCAGGGCGAGCAGGACGGCGCGGCGCTCGTCCGCGTCGCCCGTGCGGTACAGGTCGTCGGCGACGGCGGCCGTCCCGTCCGGCCCGGCGCCCTGCGTCGCCGCGACCAGCAGCCGCACGCGGGCGACGTCCTGCACCGCGTGGCCGCCCGGTCCGGGGCCGCGGCCGACCGCGCGGGCCGCGCGGGCGAACGCCCCGGGCAGCGTGTCCGGGGAGGCGCGCACCTGCGCCACCAGGGCGACGAGCCGCGCCTCCGCGGCCGGGTCGAGCGTCGTGCGTGCCAGGGTCATCCGGTCACCCCCACCTCGTCGTGGACCTCGTGCCTGCCCGCGGACGCCGGCCGGACCGGCACCCCGGCGGTCGTGGCGGCGTCCCGCAGCGCGGTCATGCTGGTCGTCGCGAGCCGGGCGGCGGCGTGCGAGTGCCGCGGCAGCTCGATCGACGCGAGCCCGTCGTACCCGACCTCGTCGAGCGCGGCGAGCACGCCCGGCAGGTCGACCTCTCCCGCGCCGAGCTCCAGGTGCTCGTGGACGCCCGGCAGCATGTCGTCCACCTGGACGTGCGCGACCAGCGCACCCGCGGCGCGCACGACGTCCGGTCCGGGCGCGTCCTCGACGCAGGTGAGGTGGCCGACGTCGATCGTCAGGCGCAGCCGGTCGGGGTTCCCGAGCGCGTCACGCAGCCGCACGACGTCCGCGACCTTCTCGACCAGCATCCCGGGCTCCGGCTCGAACGCGAGGTCGACCCCCGCGTCGTCGGCGAGCATCAGCACCTCCGCGGTCCCGGCGACGAGACGGTCCCAGCCGGTCGCGGGCGACGTGCCCGCGGGGAGCACCCCCGACCAGAGGTGCACGGCGGGGGCGCCGAGGTCGACGGCGACCCGCACCGCGGTGGCGAGCAGCTCGACGCGACGCTCGCGCCCGGCGTCGGACACGAGCGTCGGCTCGTGCTTGCGGCGCGGGTCGAGCACGTAGCGGGCGCCGGTCTCGACGACGACGGCGAGCCCGTGCCGGTCCAGCAGCCGCGCGACGTCGCCGGTACGCCGCGCCAGGTCGGGGGCGTGCGGGTCGAGGTGCATGTGGTCGAGCGTCAGCGCGACCCCGCCGTAGCCGAGGTCCGCGAGCAAGGCGAGGCAGTCCTCGAGGCGGTGGTCGGCGAATCCGTTGGTGCCGTAGCCGAGCGTGATCACGTGGGGCTCACCGCCCGGGCGCCGAGGCGGGCCAGCGGGACCGCGGCGAGCAGCCCCACGGCGGCCGCCACGGCCCCGTGCCCCGCCAGCAGGGCGGCCTGCAGGGGCACCATCCCGCGGATGCCGACGCCCGTGGCGCGCCGGGCGGTGGCCGCGTCGGGCCGGCGCACGACGTCCACCTGGGCGGGCAGGACGGCCGCGGCGTACGTCGCGGCGAGCGCGACGGCGGGCACGCGGGCACGGCCCGGGGCGAGGGCGGCTCCCGCGGCCGCGGCGACGGTCGTGGCGACGGCCGCCCGGCCCTGGCCGGTGGTGGTGCCGTGCACCTCGCCGCGGCTGACCGCCGTCACGGCGAGGGTGTGCACGCCCATCACGGCGGCGGGCACCAGCCCGGCGCGGCGCCCCGCGGCGCCCATGAGCACGTCGAGGAACCGGGTCGCGGCCATGACGGCCGGGCCCGCCGGCGTCGGCTTGGCGACGACGTCGTAGGTCCAGACGGTCGCGGCGAGCGCGGCGGCGACGGCGAGGGGCCGCCGCCCCGCGACCGCGGCGGCCCCGAGACCCGCGGCGGTCAGGCCCCCCGCGAGCGCCAGCGCCTCCCCCGGCCGCACCCGCCCCGACGGCAGGGGCCGCTCGGGGCGTTCGGTCGCGTCGAGCTCACGGTCGGCCCAGTCGTTGAGGGCCATGCCCGCCCAGTAGAGGCACGCCGAGGCCACCGGGAGCGCGGCGGTGCGCTTCCCGCACGGCCAGCCGGCCGCGGCGGCACCCGCGAGCGTGTCGCCGGGCACGGTGAGCGCGGCGGGCAGCCGGACCAGCTCGGCGGCGTCCCGCCACCTCATGCGGCACCGTCGGACGCGGCGGCGCCGCCCG contains:
- a CDS encoding SCO3242 family prenyltransferase, with the translated sequence MRWRDAAELVRLPAALTVPGDTLAGAAAAGWPCGKRTAALPVASACLYWAGMALNDWADRELDATERPERPLPSGRVRPGEALALAGGLTAAGLGAAAVAGRRPLAVAAALAATVWTYDVVAKPTPAGPAVMAATRFLDVLMGAAGRRAGLVPAAVMGVHTLAVTAVSRGEVHGTTTGQGRAAVATTVAAAAGAALAPGRARVPAVALAATYAAAVLPAQVDVVRRPDAATARRATGVGIRGMVPLQAALLAGHGAVAAAVGLLAAVPLARLGARAVSPT
- a CDS encoding sugar phosphate isomerase/epimerase family protein, with translation MITLGYGTNGFADHRLEDCLALLADLGYGGVALTLDHMHLDPHAPDLARRTGDVARLLDRHGLAVVVETGARYVLDPRRKHEPTLVSDAGRERRVELLATAVRVAVDLGAPAVHLWSGVLPAGTSPATGWDRLVAGTAEVLMLADDAGVDLAFEPEPGMLVEKVADVVRLRDALGNPDRLRLTIDVGHLTCVEDAPGPDVVRAAGALVAHVQVDDMLPGVHEHLELGAGEVDLPGVLAALDEVGYDGLASIELPRHSHAAARLATTSMTALRDAATTAGVPVRPASAGRHEVHDEVGVTG
- a CDS encoding EboA domain-containing protein translates to MTLARTTLDPAAEARLVALVAQVRASPDTLPGAFARAARAVGRGPGPGGHAVQDVARVRLLVAATQGAGPDGTAAVADDLYRTGDADERRAVLLALPDLDVGDAAVPLLHDALRTNDSRLVAAAMGPYAAAHLPDDAWRHGVLKCLFTGVPLAVVADLPARRDAELDRMVAAYAAERRAAGRDVPADALDLLATTP
- a CDS encoding TatD family hydrolase encodes the protein MRIFDPHIHMTSRTTDDYERMRDAGVRALVEPAFWLGQPRTSVGSFVDYFDALLGWERFRAAQFGIVHHATIALNPKEANDPRCHGVLDLLPRYLEKDGVVAVGETGFDSMTDDEERVFVRQLELAGEHDLPVLVHTPHRDKAAGTRRTLEIVAQVGIAPEMVVVDHLNEVTVDVVDDAGCWAGFSVYPDTKMDEGRMVEILRRRGLDRVLVNSAADWGRSDPLKTWRTGQAMLAAGFTDDDVDRVLWRNPVAFYGQSGRLLLDADGAASSGEFQGNSVRRGEPATPAGQV